The Streptomyces camelliae genome window below encodes:
- a CDS encoding RICIN domain-containing protein produces the protein MPTPHPPRPPYPPPGGDPGEPDELLAGPLRAGSDAEGSRSTALLMARHWQPAHEYAVICLAMPGPLAHMVTATAFHQVLGRLALGEPAEALRPRLLVTVRDTVVNWSGTDRITAVLPGLGKPAGGRGMRAAKTLIPENRALSDRSFHALPRLEQALLWHTEVEAEPVTVPAALLGLDADSATAALEQARDKFREGLVRAHRELAPGKDCRYYNRLLDVPIRRGGALLPDVQEHLAACAYCRHAAEQLGHADAALGVLLAEAVLGWGARRYLDSRPGRRPGPARGGSRRSGGRRRGGDKPGLFARATGSGSAGRGDGHGRVSRGRRRGGDEPGPLARIPAAVLRAPVTALSSRTLLTGVGVASAGLLATVLAISMWPDGGDGTDPVASTSAVPGGPSAPTSATAPGTAGLPTSGRPARLRNADADLCLDVKGTPRAGAGAVLAVCSSAATQQWTYDADGLLRSAAGPDLCLDSHADAGVVILGSCAGAGSARANDVRYDRSAEGELLTRWDRTLALAAAGATPGADLVVKVRDHSAGQRWVTDAPAASPGSLSIAGTGGPSPQPAGLPEKDT, from the coding sequence GTGCCCACCCCCCACCCTCCTCGTCCCCCCTATCCGCCGCCCGGCGGAGATCCCGGGGAACCGGACGAGTTGCTCGCCGGTCCGCTGCGGGCCGGCTCCGACGCGGAAGGCTCGCGGTCCACCGCCCTGCTGATGGCCCGGCACTGGCAGCCGGCGCACGAGTACGCGGTCATCTGCCTGGCCATGCCCGGGCCCCTCGCCCACATGGTCACCGCCACCGCCTTCCACCAGGTCCTCGGCCGTCTCGCGCTCGGCGAACCCGCCGAGGCACTGCGGCCCCGCCTGCTGGTCACCGTCCGCGACACGGTCGTCAACTGGTCCGGCACCGACCGGATCACCGCCGTACTGCCCGGACTCGGCAAGCCCGCCGGGGGCCGCGGTATGCGCGCCGCCAAGACGCTCATACCGGAGAACCGCGCCCTGTCCGACCGCTCCTTCCACGCCCTTCCCCGGCTGGAGCAGGCGCTGCTGTGGCACACCGAGGTCGAGGCCGAGCCGGTCACCGTGCCCGCCGCCCTGCTCGGCCTGGACGCCGACAGCGCGACGGCCGCGCTGGAGCAGGCGCGGGACAAGTTCCGCGAAGGCCTGGTCCGCGCCCACCGGGAACTCGCCCCCGGCAAGGACTGCCGCTACTACAACCGCCTGCTCGACGTCCCGATCCGCCGCGGCGGTGCCCTGCTGCCCGATGTCCAGGAACATCTGGCCGCCTGTGCCTACTGCCGGCACGCCGCCGAGCAACTCGGCCACGCCGACGCGGCCTTGGGCGTGCTGCTCGCCGAGGCCGTGCTCGGCTGGGGTGCCCGTCGCTACCTCGACTCCCGCCCCGGCCGCCGCCCCGGTCCCGCCCGCGGCGGCTCCCGGCGCTCCGGCGGACGGCGGCGCGGCGGGGACAAGCCCGGGCTGTTCGCCCGCGCCACCGGGAGCGGCTCCGCGGGGCGCGGCGACGGGCACGGCCGGGTGTCCCGCGGCCGGCGGCGCGGCGGCGACGAGCCCGGACCGCTCGCCCGGATCCCGGCGGCCGTACTGCGCGCACCCGTCACCGCGTTGTCGTCCCGGACGCTGCTCACCGGTGTCGGCGTGGCCTCGGCCGGGCTGCTCGCGACGGTGCTGGCGATCAGCATGTGGCCGGACGGCGGCGACGGCACCGACCCGGTCGCCTCCACCAGCGCCGTTCCCGGCGGCCCGTCCGCGCCCACCTCCGCCACCGCCCCCGGTACCGCCGGTCTGCCCACGTCCGGCCGGCCCGCCCGGTTGCGCAACGCCGACGCCGACCTGTGCCTGGACGTCAAGGGCACCCCGCGCGCCGGGGCGGGTGCGGTGCTGGCCGTGTGCTCCTCGGCGGCCACCCAGCAGTGGACGTACGACGCCGACGGCCTGCTGCGCAGCGCGGCCGGTCCGGACCTGTGCCTGGACTCGCACGCCGACGCCGGGGTGGTGATCCTCGGCAGCTGCGCCGGTGCGGGCTCCGCGCGGGCGAACGACGTGCGCTACGACCGCAGCGCCGAGGGCGAGTTGCTGACCCGCTGGGACCGCACCCTCGCCCTCGCCGCCGCGGGCGCCACCCCGGGCGCCGACCTCGTCGTCAAGGTCCGGGACCACTCGGCCGGCCAGCGCTGGGTCACCGACGCGCCGGCGGCGAGCCCCGGCTCCCTGTCCATCGCGGGCACGGGCGGGCCGTCCCCGCAGCCGGCCGGGCTGCCGGAGAAGGACACCTGA
- a CDS encoding toxin Doc → MPSVIHIDVPWLLQRHEEVLPDQPSVDDFSALVAAVARHRVDPPRLGVDSDPAWRAAALLHTLAVLKPLPAANARFACATAVAYMFVSGVGIDPPYGALVDLARDLISGKADVYGAADRLRSWQI, encoded by the coding sequence ATGCCCTCCGTCATCCATATCGACGTCCCCTGGCTGCTCCAGCGCCATGAGGAGGTCCTGCCCGACCAGCCCTCGGTCGACGACTTCTCCGCACTGGTCGCCGCCGTCGCCCGGCACCGCGTGGACCCACCCCGGCTCGGCGTGGACTCCGACCCCGCCTGGCGGGCCGCCGCCCTGCTGCACACCCTCGCCGTGCTCAAGCCGCTGCCCGCAGCCAACGCCCGTTTCGCCTGCGCGACCGCCGTGGCCTACATGTTCGTCAGCGGCGTCGGCATCGACCCGCCCTACGGCGCCCTCGTCGACCTCGCCCGCGACCTGATCTCCGGCAAGGCGGACGTGTACGGCGCGGCCGACCGGCTGCGTTCCTGGCAGATCTGA
- a CDS encoding methylated-DNA--[protein]-cysteine S-methyltransferase, with protein MNTRTVHTVHPSPLGDLLLTATVSADGVTLTSLTLPGQRGAPTVRAEDRDDAPFAEAHRQLDAYFAGRRIRFDLPLAPAGTAFQRAVWQALDDIPYGTTTTYGELAARLGVPRSELRAVGRALGANPVLLVRPCHRVIGADGSMRGYAGGVGNKVWLLTHEGALQPTLV; from the coding sequence ATGAACACGCGCACCGTCCACACCGTCCACCCGAGCCCGCTGGGCGACCTGCTGCTGACCGCCACGGTGTCGGCCGACGGCGTCACGCTCACCTCGCTGACCCTGCCCGGACAGCGCGGCGCACCCACGGTCCGCGCCGAGGACCGCGACGACGCGCCGTTCGCCGAGGCGCACCGGCAACTGGACGCCTACTTCGCGGGCCGCCGAATCCGCTTCGACCTGCCGCTCGCGCCCGCGGGTACGGCATTCCAGCGGGCGGTGTGGCAGGCCCTGGACGACATCCCCTACGGCACGACGACCACGTACGGCGAGCTGGCCGCCCGGCTGGGCGTGCCGCGCAGCGAACTGCGCGCGGTCGGCCGGGCCCTCGGCGCCAACCCGGTGCTCCTCGTCCGCCCCTGCCACCGGGTGATCGGCGCGGACGGCTCGATGCGCGGGTACGCGGGCGGTGTCGGGAACAAGGTGTGGCTGCTGACGCACGAGGGCGCGCTGCAGCCGACGCTGGTGTGA
- a CDS encoding glycoside hydrolase family 2 TIM barrel-domain containing protein, translated as MTVTRRSVLVAATATPAAGALLNATAAPAALAADASPGAGGRHTVPLRDGWRFALVNPGGITDPTGAYGRAADPGYDDSAWREVAVPHDWSIEQTPSTDNGTTSGTGFLPGGLGWYRLAFTLPPGYAGKRISVEFDGVYMDSYVYCNGTEAGHHPYGYTGFALDLTDLVHTDGSTPNVLAVKVQNRLPSSRWYSGSGIYREARLVITEPVHVARWGTCVTTPRISADSALVRVATTVVNESGTGTGVQVLSRIVGPDGRTVARAVTTVAVSEQATETHELTVPEPRLWDFDTPGNRYTLHTELRAGGRTTDTFRTPFGIRDYRFDPDEGFSLNGTYTKIKGVDLHHDQGALGAAISLDAVRRQMRIMKSMGVNAFRTSHNPPSPQMIQVCEELGIVMMVEAFDCWRTGKTTYDYGRFFDEWCEKDATEMVLAARNSPAVVLWSIGNEIPDSTSTAGLAMADRIIGAIKAADGTRPVVIGSNKYHGVPATGSPADLMLAKLDGLGLNYNTAKSVDALHAKYPHLFLFESESSSETSTRGAYQEPEHLNTGENHTPGRRETSSYDNNLASWTMSGEYGHKKDRDRRWFAGQFLWSGIDYIGEPTPYDVFPVKASFFGAVDTAGFPKDMYHLFRSQWTAEPMVHLLPMTWNHEEGDTVEVWAYANVPSVELFLNGTSLGVREFDVKQTTDGRAYLETTEATGDDKTFTDGPYPGSYTSPNGSAGKLHLAWKVPYQPGELRAVARRDGRIVATDVLRTAGDPRAVRLTADRDSLAADGRSLVFVTADIVDARGVVVPDAEHLITFDVSGGSLAGVDNGREESAERYQASTRTAFHGKALAIVRSGTDPGELKVTARVDGLRTGTVSVHATAAREASRTPAARFRPDHPEPLDHPYADASYSGREDTLPAAMLDGDPATGWSNAFTKSATALLPAFGGARATDWVSVDAGRMRTFDRVAVSFTVDAGHTLPARAEVAVWDGRAYVPVTGAKTEWATGSDSPTVITFDAVRGSRLRLTLTSAYPGEAKGAVRISRLDV; from the coding sequence ATGACGGTCACGCGCCGATCGGTACTGGTCGCAGCCACGGCAACGCCCGCGGCCGGAGCACTGCTGAACGCCACGGCGGCTCCGGCCGCCCTCGCCGCCGACGCGTCCCCGGGCGCCGGCGGCCGCCACACCGTGCCGCTGCGGGACGGCTGGCGCTTCGCGCTGGTCAACCCGGGCGGCATCACCGATCCGACCGGCGCCTACGGCCGAGCCGCCGATCCCGGGTACGACGACTCGGCCTGGCGCGAGGTCGCCGTCCCGCACGACTGGAGCATCGAGCAGACCCCGAGCACCGACAACGGCACCACCAGCGGCACCGGCTTCCTGCCCGGCGGCCTCGGCTGGTACCGGCTCGCCTTCACCCTGCCGCCCGGGTACGCCGGCAAGCGGATCTCGGTGGAGTTCGACGGCGTCTACATGGACTCCTACGTCTACTGCAACGGCACGGAAGCCGGCCACCATCCCTACGGCTACACCGGCTTCGCCCTCGATCTCACCGACCTCGTGCACACCGACGGCAGCACGCCGAACGTCCTCGCGGTCAAGGTGCAGAACCGGCTGCCGAGCAGCCGCTGGTACTCCGGCAGCGGCATCTACCGCGAGGCCCGCCTCGTGATCACCGAGCCGGTGCACGTGGCCCGCTGGGGCACCTGTGTGACCACCCCGCGGATCTCGGCCGACAGCGCCCTGGTCCGGGTGGCGACGACCGTGGTGAACGAGTCCGGCACCGGCACCGGCGTCCAGGTCCTGTCCCGGATCGTCGGCCCCGACGGCCGTACCGTCGCCCGCGCCGTCACCACGGTCGCCGTGTCCGAGCAGGCCACCGAGACCCACGAACTGACCGTCCCCGAGCCGCGGCTGTGGGACTTCGACACCCCCGGCAACCGGTACACCCTGCACACCGAACTGCGGGCCGGCGGCCGCACCACCGACACCTTCCGCACGCCCTTCGGCATCCGCGACTACCGCTTCGACCCCGACGAGGGCTTCTCTCTCAACGGCACCTACACCAAGATCAAGGGCGTCGACCTCCACCACGACCAGGGCGCCCTCGGCGCGGCGATCAGCCTCGACGCGGTCCGCAGACAGATGCGGATCATGAAGTCGATGGGCGTCAACGCCTTCCGCACCTCGCACAACCCGCCCTCGCCGCAGATGATCCAGGTCTGCGAGGAACTGGGCATCGTGATGATGGTCGAGGCCTTCGACTGCTGGCGGACCGGGAAGACGACGTACGACTACGGCCGGTTCTTCGACGAGTGGTGCGAGAAGGACGCCACCGAGATGGTGCTCGCCGCCCGCAACTCACCGGCCGTCGTCCTGTGGTCCATCGGCAACGAGATCCCCGACTCCACCTCCACGGCCGGGCTCGCCATGGCCGACCGGATCATCGGCGCGATCAAGGCCGCCGACGGCACCCGCCCGGTGGTGATCGGGTCCAACAAGTACCACGGCGTGCCCGCCACCGGCTCCCCGGCCGACCTGATGCTCGCCAAGCTCGACGGCCTCGGCCTCAACTACAACACCGCGAAGTCGGTCGACGCCCTGCACGCGAAGTACCCGCACCTGTTCCTCTTCGAGTCCGAGTCCTCCTCGGAGACCTCGACCCGCGGCGCCTACCAGGAGCCCGAGCACCTCAACACCGGCGAGAACCACACCCCGGGCCGGCGGGAGACCTCCTCCTACGACAACAACCTCGCCTCCTGGACGATGAGCGGCGAGTACGGCCACAAGAAGGACCGGGACCGCAGGTGGTTCGCGGGCCAGTTCCTGTGGTCCGGCATCGACTACATCGGCGAGCCCACCCCGTACGACGTCTTCCCGGTCAAGGCGTCCTTCTTCGGCGCGGTGGACACCGCCGGCTTCCCGAAGGACATGTACCACCTCTTCCGGAGCCAGTGGACGGCCGAGCCGATGGTCCATCTGCTGCCGATGACCTGGAACCACGAGGAGGGCGACACGGTCGAGGTCTGGGCGTACGCCAACGTGCCCTCCGTCGAGCTGTTCCTCAACGGAACGTCCCTCGGGGTACGGGAGTTCGACGTCAAGCAGACCACCGACGGCCGCGCCTATCTGGAGACCACCGAGGCCACCGGCGACGACAAGACCTTCACCGACGGCCCCTACCCGGGCAGTTACACCAGCCCCAACGGCAGCGCGGGCAAACTCCACCTGGCCTGGAAAGTGCCGTACCAGCCGGGCGAGTTGCGGGCGGTGGCCCGCCGGGACGGCAGGATCGTCGCCACCGATGTACTGCGCACCGCCGGGGATCCGCGGGCCGTACGCCTCACCGCCGACCGCGACTCCCTTGCCGCCGACGGCCGTTCGCTGGTCTTTGTCACCGCCGACATCGTCGACGCGCGCGGAGTGGTGGTGCCGGACGCCGAGCACCTCATCACCTTCGACGTCAGCGGCGGTTCGCTCGCCGGGGTCGACAACGGCCGCGAGGAGAGCGCCGAGCGCTATCAGGCGAGCACCCGCACCGCGTTCCACGGCAAGGCCCTCGCCATCGTCCGCTCCGGCACCGACCCCGGCGAGCTGAAGGTCACCGCGCGCGTGGACGGCCTGCGCACGGGCACGGTGAGCGTGCACGCGACAGCGGCGCGCGAGGCGTCCCGCACCCCGGCGGCCCGTTTCCGGCCGGACCACCCCGAGCCGCTCGACCACCCGTACGCGGACGCCAGTTACTCCGGACGCGAGGACACCCTCCCCGCCGCCATGCTCGACGGCGATCCGGCCACCGGCTGGTCCAACGCCTTCACCAAGTCGGCCACCGCGCTGCTGCCCGCCTTCGGCGGAGCCCGTGCGACGGACTGGGTGTCCGTCGACGCCGGGCGGATGCGGACCTTCGACCGGGTGGCGGTCTCCTTCACGGTGGACGCAGGCCACACGCTGCCCGCACGGGCCGAGGTGGCGGTGTGGGACGGCCGCGCCTATGTGCCGGTGACCGGCGCGAAGACGGAGTGGGCCACCGGCTCGGACAGCCCGACCGTGATCACCTTCGACGCGGTGCGGGGCTCGCGGCTGCGGCTGACGCTCACGAGCGCCTACCCGGGCGAGGCGAAGGGGGCGGTGCGCATCAGCCGCCTCGACGTGTAG
- a CDS encoding SpoIIE family protein phosphatase — protein sequence MSRVYPFDDAMTARAVIDDDGTLVEWNEGARRLLGHPAEAVLGRPAARLLAGDTGPAVPAGPRWDGTVGLRHRDGRTIPVWLLAHRRPPRDGHRGDWLVVTPLTGAEPPTADDPLVDAGLIQSPCALAVYDDTLRLRRMNDAMAEVAGLPEERLRGLRLAEIGGKQESEDLEQAMLQVLTSGEPLDVQTYMRTGGEQRAHAWLARMAPVRDDAGRVRGVCLAAHDITDNYRARQRLQLVNEASVRIGSTLDVTRTAQELADVCVPVLADFVTVDLLDPHEHGGEPPARITAPVPLRRIAHCSVHPEVPEAVISPGQTEEYPAGSPQADSLTAGHTIVASVTEGDIDDWLTWHTARAQRVREFGMHSSMSVPIQARGLTLGVAVLTRYRRPDPFTADDVLLAEEITARAAVCIDNARRYSRERETALALQRSLLPRSLPRTAALEVSSRYLPAARAGVGGDWFDVIPLSGLRVAMVVGDVVGHGVEASATMGRLRTAVRTLADIDLAPDELLTHLDDLVVRLSEESGADSPGEVGATCLYAVYDPVSRRCTAARAGHPPPVLIRPGGAPRALDLPGGPPLGVGGLPFEAIEVDLPEGTVLALYTDGLVGSRERDPETSRAMLHEALGAHSGPLDETCDRVLHTLLPPGGSADDVALLLARTRGLPAAQVATWDIPADPALVAPVRKQVVEQLDTWRLSEASFTAELVVSELVTNAIRYGSHPIRLRLIQDAGTLICEVSDTSPTAPHLRRAKIFDEGGRGLLLVAQLTQRWGSRHTPEGKTIWAELPVYEEDR from the coding sequence ATGAGCCGGGTCTATCCGTTCGACGATGCGATGACGGCCCGGGCCGTCATCGACGACGACGGAACGCTGGTGGAGTGGAACGAGGGCGCCCGGCGCCTGCTCGGCCACCCCGCCGAGGCGGTCCTGGGCCGCCCCGCCGCCCGGCTGCTCGCCGGGGACACCGGCCCGGCCGTCCCCGCGGGCCCTCGCTGGGACGGAACGGTCGGATTGCGCCACCGAGACGGCCGTACGATCCCGGTCTGGCTGCTCGCCCACCGCCGCCCGCCCCGCGACGGACACCGCGGCGACTGGCTGGTGGTCACCCCGCTGACCGGCGCGGAGCCGCCCACCGCGGACGACCCGCTCGTCGACGCGGGCCTGATCCAGTCGCCGTGCGCGCTGGCCGTGTACGACGACACGCTCCGGCTGCGCCGGATGAACGACGCCATGGCCGAGGTCGCCGGCCTGCCGGAGGAGCGGCTCCGGGGTCTCAGGCTCGCGGAGATCGGCGGCAAGCAGGAGAGCGAGGACCTGGAGCAGGCCATGCTCCAGGTGCTGACCAGCGGTGAGCCGCTGGACGTACAGACCTATATGCGCACGGGCGGCGAGCAGCGCGCCCACGCCTGGCTCGCCCGGATGGCCCCGGTCCGGGACGACGCGGGCCGGGTGCGCGGGGTGTGTCTGGCGGCGCACGACATCACCGACAACTACCGGGCTCGGCAGCGGCTGCAGCTGGTGAACGAGGCGAGTGTGCGCATCGGCAGCACCCTCGACGTCACCCGTACGGCCCAGGAGCTGGCGGACGTGTGCGTGCCCGTCCTCGCCGACTTCGTCACCGTCGACCTGCTCGACCCGCATGAGCACGGCGGCGAGCCCCCGGCCCGCATCACGGCACCGGTGCCGCTGCGCCGGATCGCCCACTGCTCGGTGCACCCCGAGGTGCCGGAGGCGGTGATCAGCCCCGGGCAGACCGAGGAGTACCCGGCGGGCTCCCCGCAGGCCGACTCGCTGACCGCGGGGCACACCATCGTCGCCTCGGTGACCGAGGGTGACATCGACGACTGGCTGACCTGGCACACCGCGCGCGCCCAGCGGGTGCGGGAGTTCGGCATGCACTCCTCGATGTCGGTGCCGATCCAGGCGCGCGGGCTGACCCTCGGGGTCGCGGTCCTCACCCGCTACCGGCGCCCGGACCCGTTCACCGCGGACGACGTGCTGCTGGCCGAGGAGATCACCGCCCGCGCCGCCGTCTGTATCGACAACGCCCGCCGCTACTCCCGCGAGCGGGAGACCGCGCTCGCCCTCCAGCGCAGTCTGCTGCCCCGCTCCCTGCCGCGCACGGCCGCGCTGGAGGTGTCCTCGCGCTATCTGCCGGCCGCGCGGGCCGGGGTGGGCGGCGACTGGTTCGACGTCATCCCGCTGTCCGGGTTGCGGGTCGCGATGGTCGTCGGGGACGTCGTCGGGCACGGTGTCGAGGCCTCGGCCACGATGGGCCGGCTGCGGACGGCCGTACGCACCCTCGCCGACATCGACCTGGCCCCGGACGAACTGCTCACCCACCTGGACGACCTGGTGGTCCGGCTGTCGGAGGAATCCGGCGCCGACAGCCCCGGCGAGGTCGGCGCGACCTGCCTGTACGCCGTCTACGACCCGGTGTCGCGGCGCTGCACCGCGGCCCGCGCCGGGCATCCGCCGCCGGTGCTGATCCGGCCGGGCGGCGCGCCGCGGGCGCTGGACCTGCCGGGCGGTCCCCCGCTCGGGGTGGGCGGGCTGCCCTTCGAGGCCATCGAGGTGGACCTGCCCGAGGGCACCGTCCTCGCGCTGTACACGGACGGGCTCGTGGGGTCTCGGGAGCGGGACCCGGAGACGAGCCGGGCGATGCTCCACGAGGCGCTCGGAGCGCACTCCGGTCCGCTGGACGAGACCTGCGACCGCGTCCTGCACACCCTGCTGCCCCCGGGCGGCTCCGCGGACGACGTGGCACTGCTGCTCGCCCGCACCCGGGGCCTGCCCGCCGCGCAGGTGGCGACCTGGGACATCCCGGCCGACCCGGCGCTCGTCGCGCCCGTCCGCAAGCAGGTCGTGGAGCAGCTGGACACCTGGCGGCTGAGCGAGGCGTCGTTCACGGCGGAGCTGGTGGTCAGCGAACTGGTCACCAACGCCATCCGGTACGGCTCCCACCCCATCCGCCTCCGGCTGATCCAGGACGCGGGCACGCTGATCTGCGAGGTGTCCGACACCAGCCCCACCGCCCCGCATCTGCGCCGCGCCAAGATCTTCGACGAGGGCGGCCGGGGTCTGCTGCTGGTCGCCCAGCTCACCCAGCGCTGGGGCAGCCGCCACACCCCGGAGGGCAAGACGATCTGGGCGGAGCTGCCGGTGTACGAGGAGGACCGGTAG
- a CDS encoding RNA polymerase sigma factor: MQDQAPMEDLARWAAAGDSAALDRLLAEIRPEVVRRCGRFLPCREDAEEAAQDVLLQVARYITAFQGRSRFGTWLYTVVANCCRQKYRELKRRAAEQPATIEPAYAVDPRTTSVIAGSRVDLLEALDRLERTHPHLVAPLVYRDICQLDYAEVAERVGIPLGTLKSRLHEARKQVRPWLAGS; encoded by the coding sequence GTGCAGGACCAGGCGCCGATGGAAGACCTCGCCCGGTGGGCCGCCGCGGGCGACAGCGCCGCGCTGGACCGTCTGCTGGCCGAGATCCGGCCGGAGGTCGTGCGGCGCTGCGGGCGCTTCCTGCCCTGCCGGGAGGACGCCGAGGAGGCCGCCCAGGACGTGCTGCTCCAGGTGGCCCGGTACATCACGGCCTTCCAGGGCCGCAGCCGCTTCGGCACCTGGCTGTACACCGTGGTCGCCAACTGCTGCCGGCAGAAGTACCGCGAGCTGAAGCGGCGCGCCGCCGAGCAGCCGGCCACCATCGAGCCCGCGTACGCCGTCGACCCGCGCACCACCAGCGTCATCGCCGGCTCCCGGGTGGATCTGCTGGAGGCCCTGGACCGCCTGGAGCGCACCCACCCGCACCTGGTCGCGCCGCTGGTCTACCGTGACATCTGCCAGCTGGACTACGCCGAGGTCGCCGAGCGCGTCGGCATCCCGCTGGGCACCCTCAAGTCCCGTCTGCACGAGGCCCGCAAGCAGGTACGGCCCTGGCTGGCCGGATCCTGA
- a CDS encoding serine/threonine-protein kinase, whose protein sequence is MHSQGRIGRYRLEQPLGSGAFATVWLAHDEELQAPVAVKVLAENWTHRLDIRERFLSEARLLRRAGSNRVVQVYDIGQLPDGRPYFVMEYADGGTLADLLAGGPLPVRDALALTAEAARSAAALHEAGIVHRDIKPTNVLLHTAPDGTRRILLADLGLAKSLAQASVLTLAAGSAGYQPPEQAEPGEGIDERADVYSLGAVGYELLTGTVPGSPGRVVPPRRLRPDLGQDVERAVLRALEPDRARRWPGAQAFAHELDRLAAASATPHTARRLDGVRGRLNIVTMSLAAVLAAAAAAAVVTVVLHHRGGSSDETQVKDATGRVVAQVPAGWARELRDSGWDPGVLGLAKGHEPGLVVADDLTRWADLGKPVDGVFVGVSEHGDLTAKVSALAHSGCRYSGSRTFSDADFRGLVRAWSGCPDGGSVTESALVPANDGTGQPQVYVQVRERGTGDATDGILRSLRVG, encoded by the coding sequence ATGCACTCCCAAGGGCGGATCGGCCGCTACCGCCTCGAACAGCCGCTGGGCAGCGGCGCCTTCGCCACGGTGTGGCTCGCGCACGACGAAGAGCTCCAGGCCCCGGTCGCGGTGAAGGTCCTCGCCGAGAACTGGACCCACCGGCTCGACATCAGGGAGCGCTTCCTGTCCGAGGCCCGGCTGCTGCGCCGGGCCGGCTCCAACCGGGTGGTGCAGGTCTACGACATCGGTCAACTCCCGGACGGCAGGCCGTACTTCGTGATGGAGTACGCCGACGGCGGCACCCTCGCCGATCTGCTGGCCGGCGGCCCGCTACCGGTGCGGGACGCGCTGGCGCTGACCGCGGAGGCCGCGCGCAGTGCCGCCGCGCTGCACGAGGCGGGCATCGTGCACCGTGACATCAAGCCGACCAACGTGCTGCTGCACACCGCCCCGGACGGCACCCGCCGGATTCTGCTGGCCGACCTGGGTCTGGCCAAGAGCCTCGCGCAGGCCTCGGTGCTGACGCTGGCCGCGGGTTCGGCGGGCTATCAGCCGCCGGAGCAGGCCGAGCCCGGTGAGGGCATCGACGAGCGGGCCGACGTCTACAGCCTGGGCGCGGTCGGCTACGAGCTGCTCACCGGGACCGTGCCGGGCTCCCCGGGCCGGGTCGTACCGCCCCGCCGGCTGCGGCCGGACCTCGGCCAGGACGTGGAGCGGGCGGTGCTGCGGGCGCTGGAGCCGGACCGGGCGCGGCGCTGGCCCGGTGCGCAGGCGTTCGCGCACGAGCTGGACCGGCTCGCGGCGGCCTCGGCGACACCGCACACCGCCCGGCGGCTGGACGGGGTGCGCGGACGGCTGAACATCGTGACGATGTCGCTGGCCGCCGTCCTCGCCGCCGCCGCTGCCGCGGCCGTGGTGACCGTCGTCCTCCACCACCGCGGCGGCTCCTCGGACGAGACGCAGGTGAAGGACGCGACCGGGCGGGTGGTCGCACAGGTGCCCGCGGGCTGGGCCCGCGAGCTGCGCGACTCCGGCTGGGACCCGGGGGTGCTGGGGCTGGCCAAGGGGCACGAGCCGGGGCTGGTGGTCGCCGACGACCTGACCCGGTGGGCCGATCTGGGCAAGCCGGTGGACGGTGTCTTCGTCGGGGTGAGCGAGCACGGCGACCTCACGGCGAAGGTGTCGGCCCTCGCCCACTCCGGCTGCCGCTACTCCGGCAGCCGTACCTTCTCCGACGCGGACTTCCGCGGCCTGGTGCGGGCCTGGAGCGGCTGCCCGGACGGCGGCTCGGTCACGGAGTCCGCGCTGGTTCCGGCGAACGACGGCACCGGTCAGCCGCAGGTGTACGTACAGGTGCGCGAGCGGGGAACCGGTGATGCCACGGACGGCATCCTCCGTTCGCTGCGGGTCGGGTGA
- a CDS encoding DUF4232 domain-containing protein produces the protein MVYAPRSTRHGALLVGTFAVLGLLTACGSSSHDVHSNPPLTSSGTAAPATGGAESAAPGTSAPGSASAGTGAAPSSVPQATASQGGGTTTTTAASSRCHTAQLRASVGRDDPGAGQENFPVVLTNTSGKACTLHGYPGAAFVSASGGQLGPNPKRESGSPVTVTLRPGQSAWAGLTFSNPGISGAKTATPAALLVTPPDERDSLKVSWTGGAVPVSGNSSSVFLSVLAPGTAP, from the coding sequence ATGGTGTACGCACCCCGGTCCACGCGACACGGGGCCCTGCTCGTCGGTACGTTCGCCGTGCTGGGCCTCCTGACCGCCTGTGGCAGCAGCAGTCACGACGTCCACAGCAACCCGCCTCTCACATCGTCCGGTACCGCCGCGCCCGCGACGGGCGGCGCCGAGAGCGCGGCACCCGGCACATCCGCGCCCGGGTCCGCCTCCGCCGGCACCGGCGCCGCCCCGTCGTCCGTCCCGCAGGCCACGGCGTCGCAGGGCGGCGGTACGACCACCACGACGGCCGCGAGCTCCCGCTGCCACACCGCGCAGCTGAGGGCCTCCGTGGGCCGCGACGACCCGGGCGCCGGACAGGAGAACTTCCCGGTCGTCCTCACCAACACCTCCGGGAAGGCCTGCACCCTGCACGGCTATCCGGGCGCGGCCTTCGTCAGCGCCTCCGGCGGACAGCTCGGCCCGAACCCCAAGCGCGAGTCGGGCTCGCCGGTGACCGTCACGCTCCGGCCGGGGCAGAGCGCCTGGGCGGGGCTGACGTTCTCCAACCCGGGAATCAGCGGCGCGAAGACGGCCACCCCGGCCGCGCTGCTGGTCACGCCGCCGGACGAACGCGACTCCCTGAAGGTCTCATGGACGGGCGGCGCGGTGCCCGTGAGCGGGAACTCCTCGTCCGTCTTCCTGTCCGTGCTCGCCCCCGGAACGGCCCCCTGA